In Theropithecus gelada isolate Dixy chromosome 13, Tgel_1.0, whole genome shotgun sequence, one DNA window encodes the following:
- the MCFD2 gene encoding multiple coagulation factor deficiency protein 2 isoform X3, whose product MLEGFASASETVRILMTMRSLLRTPFLCGLLWAFCAPGTRAEEPAASFSQPGSMGLDKNTVHDQEHIMEHLEGVINKPEAEMSPQELQLHYFKMHDYDGNNLLDGLELSTAITHVHKEEGSEQAPLMSEDELINIIDGVLRDDDKNNDGYIDYAEFAKSLQ is encoded by the exons ATGTTGGAGGGCTTCGCGTCTGCCTCGGAGACCGTAAGG ATATTGATGACCATGAGATCCCTGCTCAGAACCCCCTTCCTGTGTGGCCTGCTCTGGGCCTTTTGTGCCCCAGGCACCAGGGCTGAGGAGCCTGCAGCCAGCTTCTCCCAACCCGGCAGCATGGGCCTGGATAAGAACACAGTGCACGACCAAGA GCATATCATGGAACATCTAGAAGGTGTCATCAACAAACCAGAGGCGGAGATGTCACCACAAGAACTGCAGCTCCATTACTTCAAAATGCATGATTATGATGGCAATAATTTGCTTGATGGCTTAGAACTCTCCACAGCCATCACTCATGTCCATAAGGAG GAAGGGAGTGAACAGGCACCACTAATGAGCGAAGATGAACTGATTAACATAATAGATGGTGTTTTGAGAGATGATGACAAGAACAATGATGGATACATTGACTATGCTGAATTTGCAAAATCACTGCAATAG
- the MCFD2 gene encoding multiple coagulation factor deficiency protein 2 isoform X6: MEHLEGVINKPEAEMSPQELQLHYFKMHDYDGNNLLDGLELSTAITHVHKEEGSEQAPLMSEDELINIIDGVLRDDDKNNDGYIDYAEFAKSLQ; encoded by the exons ATGGAACATCTAGAAGGTGTCATCAACAAACCAGAGGCGGAGATGTCACCACAAGAACTGCAGCTCCATTACTTCAAAATGCATGATTATGATGGCAATAATTTGCTTGATGGCTTAGAACTCTCCACAGCCATCACTCATGTCCATAAGGAG GAAGGGAGTGAACAGGCACCACTAATGAGCGAAGATGAACTGATTAACATAATAGATGGTGTTTTGAGAGATGATGACAAGAACAATGATGGATACATTGACTATGCTGAATTTGCAAAATCACTGCAATAG
- the MCFD2 gene encoding multiple coagulation factor deficiency protein 2 isoform X5 has protein sequence MTMRSLLRTPFLCGLLWAFCAPGTRAEEPAASFSQPGSMGLDKNTVHDQEHIMEHLEGVINKPEAEMSPQELQLHYFKMHDYDGNNLLDGLELSTAITHVHKEEGSEQAPLMSEDELINIIDGVLRDDDKNNDGYIDYAEFAKSLQ, from the exons ATGACCATGAGATCCCTGCTCAGAACCCCCTTCCTGTGTGGCCTGCTCTGGGCCTTTTGTGCCCCAGGCACCAGGGCTGAGGAGCCTGCAGCCAGCTTCTCCCAACCCGGCAGCATGGGCCTGGATAAGAACACAGTGCACGACCAAGA GCATATCATGGAACATCTAGAAGGTGTCATCAACAAACCAGAGGCGGAGATGTCACCACAAGAACTGCAGCTCCATTACTTCAAAATGCATGATTATGATGGCAATAATTTGCTTGATGGCTTAGAACTCTCCACAGCCATCACTCATGTCCATAAGGAG GAAGGGAGTGAACAGGCACCACTAATGAGCGAAGATGAACTGATTAACATAATAGATGGTGTTTTGAGAGATGATGACAAGAACAATGATGGATACATTGACTATGCTGAATTTGCAAAATCACTGCAATAG
- the MCFD2 gene encoding multiple coagulation factor deficiency protein 2 isoform X2 has protein sequence MLEGFASASETVRILMTMRSLLRTPFLCGLLWAFCAPGTRAEEPAASFSQPGSMGLDKNTVHDQEHIMEHLEGVINKPEAEMSPQELQLHYFKMHDYDGNNLLDGLELSTAITHVHKEVGVAVVWGAISQKGLPLLIWSLVLLTCVVLMCQECCFSTGHGGSHL, from the exons ATGTTGGAGGGCTTCGCGTCTGCCTCGGAGACCGTAAGG ATATTGATGACCATGAGATCCCTGCTCAGAACCCCCTTCCTGTGTGGCCTGCTCTGGGCCTTTTGTGCCCCAGGCACCAGGGCTGAGGAGCCTGCAGCCAGCTTCTCCCAACCCGGCAGCATGGGCCTGGATAAGAACACAGTGCACGACCAAGA GCATATCATGGAACATCTAGAAGGTGTCATCAACAAACCAGAGGCGGAGATGTCACCACAAGAACTGCAGCTCCATTACTTCAAAATGCATGATTATGATGGCAATAATTTGCTTGATGGCTTAGAACTCTCCACAGCCATCACTCATGTCCATAAGGAGGTAGGTGTGGCGGTGGTTTGGGGGGCTATATCACAGAAAGGCCTCCCTTTGTTAATTTGGTCCCTCGTCTTGTTGACTTGTGTTGTCCTTATGTGCCAAGAGTGCTGCTTctccactgggcatggtggctcacatctgtaa
- the MCFD2 gene encoding multiple coagulation factor deficiency protein 2 isoform X1, giving the protein MVQHCRPRTEAAPCEGCLKILMTMRSLLRTPFLCGLLWAFCAPGTRAEEPAASFSQPGSMGLDKNTVHDQEHIMEHLEGVINKPEAEMSPQELQLHYFKMHDYDGNNLLDGLELSTAITHVHKEVGVAVVWGAISQKGLPLLIWSLVLLTCVVLMCQECCFSTGHGGSHL; this is encoded by the exons ATGGTCCAGCACTGCCGTCCCAGGACTGAGGCTGCGCCTTGTGAGGGCTGTCTCAAG ATATTGATGACCATGAGATCCCTGCTCAGAACCCCCTTCCTGTGTGGCCTGCTCTGGGCCTTTTGTGCCCCAGGCACCAGGGCTGAGGAGCCTGCAGCCAGCTTCTCCCAACCCGGCAGCATGGGCCTGGATAAGAACACAGTGCACGACCAAGA GCATATCATGGAACATCTAGAAGGTGTCATCAACAAACCAGAGGCGGAGATGTCACCACAAGAACTGCAGCTCCATTACTTCAAAATGCATGATTATGATGGCAATAATTTGCTTGATGGCTTAGAACTCTCCACAGCCATCACTCATGTCCATAAGGAGGTAGGTGTGGCGGTGGTTTGGGGGGCTATATCACAGAAAGGCCTCCCTTTGTTAATTTGGTCCCTCGTCTTGTTGACTTGTGTTGTCCTTATGTGCCAAGAGTGCTGCTTctccactgggcatggtggctcacatctgtaa
- the MCFD2 gene encoding multiple coagulation factor deficiency protein 2 isoform X4, with protein MTMRSLLRTPFLCGLLWAFCAPGTRAEEPAASFSQPGSMGLDKNTVHDQEHIMEHLEGVINKPEAEMSPQELQLHYFKMHDYDGNNLLDGLELSTAITHVHKEVGVAVVWGAISQKGLPLLIWSLVLLTCVVLMCQECCFSTGHGGSHL; from the exons ATGACCATGAGATCCCTGCTCAGAACCCCCTTCCTGTGTGGCCTGCTCTGGGCCTTTTGTGCCCCAGGCACCAGGGCTGAGGAGCCTGCAGCCAGCTTCTCCCAACCCGGCAGCATGGGCCTGGATAAGAACACAGTGCACGACCAAGA GCATATCATGGAACATCTAGAAGGTGTCATCAACAAACCAGAGGCGGAGATGTCACCACAAGAACTGCAGCTCCATTACTTCAAAATGCATGATTATGATGGCAATAATTTGCTTGATGGCTTAGAACTCTCCACAGCCATCACTCATGTCCATAAGGAGGTAGGTGTGGCGGTGGTTTGGGGGGCTATATCACAGAAAGGCCTCCCTTTGTTAATTTGGTCCCTCGTCTTGTTGACTTGTGTTGTCCTTATGTGCCAAGAGTGCTGCTTctccactgggcatggtggctcacatctgtaa